The following proteins are encoded in a genomic region of Glycine max cultivar Williams 82 chromosome 18, Glycine_max_v4.0, whole genome shotgun sequence:
- the LOC113000122 gene encoding uncharacterized protein: MSKFVGVFLLLLITVTVAEYDHGYPEHENEKNGPCGKFSTLRILTHKLRHCEKAARNAWAPVSSQCCNDLVEVSIPCLYAVFSSDAFKRVGVDPRVAITIPHRCHFSNKP; the protein is encoded by the coding sequence ATGAGCAAGTTCGTTGGTGTGTTCCTGCTGCTTTTGATCACTGTGACCGTTGCTGAATACGACCACGGTTATCCTGAACATGAAAACGAGAAAAATGGTCCATGCGGCAAGTTTAGCACACTTAGAATTTTGACGCATAAACTGCGTCACTGCGAAAAGGCTGCACGAAATGCATGGGCTCCTGTTTCTTCACAGTGCTGCAATGACCTTGTAGAAGTAAGCATCCCTTGCCTCTATGCTGTTTTCTCCTCCGATGCTTTCAAGAGAGTTGGTGTTGATCCCAGAGTCGCAATCACCATTCCCCATCGTTGCCATTTCTCCAACAAGCCATAG
- the LOC100785417 gene encoding uncharacterized protein LOC100785417 precursor: MSKFVGVFLLLLITVTVAEYDHSYPEHENEKNGPCGKFSTLRILTHKLRHCEKAARNAWAPVSSQCCNDLVEVSIPCLYAVFSSDAFKRVGVDPRVAITIPHRCHFSNKP, translated from the coding sequence ATGAGCAAGTTCGTTGGTGTGTTCCTGCTGCTTTTGATCACTGTGACCGTTGCTGAATACGACCACAGTTATCCTGAACATGAAAACGAGAAAAATGGTCCATGCGGCAAGTTTAGCACACTTAGAATTTTGACGCATAAACTGCGTCACTGCGAAAAGGCTGCACGAAATGCATGGGCTCCTGTTTCTTCACAGTGCTGCAATGACCTTGTAGAAGTAAGCATCCCTTGCCTCTATGCTGTTTTCTCCTCCGATGCTTTCAAGAGAGTTGGTGTTGATCCCAGAGTCGCAATCACCATTCCCCATCGTTGCCATTTCTCCAACAAGCCATAG
- the LOC100814828 gene encoding uncharacterized protein — MGKFVGLFLLVLVSVAVAEYDNGYPEHENEKNGPCGKFSTLRILTHKLRHCEKAARDAWAPVSSQCCNDLVEVSIPCLYAVFSSDAFKRVGVDPRVAITIPHRCHFANKP; from the coding sequence ATGGGCAAGTTTGTTGGGTTGTTCCTGCTGGTTTTGGTCAGTGTGGCCGTTGCTGAATACGACAACGGTTATCCTGAACATGAAAACGAGAAAAATGGCCCATGCGGCAAGTTTAGCACACTTAGAATTTTGACGCATAAACTGCGTCACTGCGAAAAGGCTGCACGAGATGCGTGGGCTCCTGTTTCTTCACAGTGCTGCAATGACCTTGTAGAAGTAAGCATCCCTTGCCTCTATGCTGTTTTCTCCTCTGATGCTTTCAAGAGAGTTGGTGTTGATCCCAGAGTCGCAATCACTATTCCCCATCGTTGCCATTTCGCCAACAAGCCATAG
- the LOC100783288 gene encoding uncharacterized protein: MSKFVGVFLLLLITVTVAEYDHSYPEHENEKNGPCGKFGTLRILTHKLRHCEKAARNAWVPVSSQCCNDLVEVSIPCLYAVFSSDAFKRVGVDPRVAITIPHRCHFSNKP; encoded by the coding sequence ATGAGCAAGTTCGTTGGTGTGTTCCTGCTGCTTTTGATCACTGTGACCGTTGCTGAATACGACCACAGTTATCCTGAACATGAAAACGAGAAAAATGGTCCATGCGGCAAGTTTGGCACACTTAGAATTTTGACGCATAAACTGCGTCACTGCGAAAAGGCTGCACGAAATGCATGGGTTCCTGTTTCTTCACAGTGCTGCAATGACCTTGTAGAAGTAAGCATCCCTTGCCTCTATGCTGTTTTCTCCTCCGATGCTTTCAAGAGAGTTGGTGTTGATCCCAGAGTCGCAATCACCATTCCCCATCGTTGCCATTTCTCCAACAAGCCATAG
- the LOC100790544 gene encoding uncharacterized protein has protein sequence MSKFVGLLLLLLITVAIAEYDHHPEHEKHGPCGKFSTQRMLTHKLRHCEKAARSIRAPVSSQCCKDLAKVSIPCLHAVFSSDAFKKVGVDPKIAITIPHRCHFAKP, from the coding sequence ATGAGCAAGTTCGTGGGGTTGCTTTTGCTGCTTTTGATCACTGTGGCCATTGCTGAATACGATCACCATCCTGAACATGAGAAACATGGTCCATGTGGGAAGTTCAGCACACAAAGAATGTTGACACATAAGCTTCGCCACTGCGAAAAGGCTGCACGAAGCATAAGGGCTCCTGTTTCTTCACAATGCTGCAAAGACCTCGCTAAGGTCAGCATCCCTTGCTTGCATGCTGTCTTCTCTTCCGATGCCTTCAAGAAAGTTGGTGTTGATCCCAAAATCGCAATCACCATTCCCCATCGTTGCCATTTTGCCAAGCCATAA
- the LOC100797772 gene encoding uncharacterized protein: MENNKKKVGGGSSSSSFTNFDHLFGPKDPSTTSSSSTSIFGSIFPPPSTVGGRDSTKQDTGCKNYGAPGNYSYKGESSASGVSNNNNTTSTNYHQNETVEPSYYSSSIHYGGQENYSPRTRTTESHHIFKKDKDDDDPNGNDSNSASRGNWWQGSLYY, translated from the exons ATGGAgaacaacaaaaagaaagtgGGAGGAGGTTCTTCCTCATCATCATTCACCAACTTTGATCATCTTTTTGGTCCCAAGGACCCCTCCACCACTTCATCTTCATCCACCAGCATCTTTGGCTCCATTTTCCCACCTCCTTCCACT GTTGGAGGGAGAGATTCAACAAAACAGGACACGGGATGCAAAAATTATGGAGCACCAG GAAATTACAGTTACAAAGGTGAAAGCAGCGCTAGCGGTGTCTCCAACAACAATAATACTACTAGTACCAATTATCATCAGAATGAGACAGTGGAGCCCAGCTACTACAGTTCATCAATCCATTATGGTGGTCAAGAAAATTATTCCCCAAGAACCAGGACCACTGAATCCCACCATATT TTTAAGAAAGATAAGGATGATGATGATCCAAATGGTAATGATTCAAACAGTGCTTCAAGGGGGAACTGGTGGCAAG GTTCTCTTTATTATTAA